In Bradysia coprophila strain Holo2 unplaced genomic scaffold, BU_Bcop_v1 contig_358, whole genome shotgun sequence, one DNA window encodes the following:
- the LOC119081475 gene encoding E3 ubiquitin-protein ligase sina: MSNKIVNPKRRDATNASSSSNSNSSNSLSSVGDATMSADLASLFECPVCFDYVLPPILQCQSGHLVCSSCRSKLTCCPTCRGSLGNIRNLAMEKVASNVKFPCKHSSYGCTASLLYTEKAEHEETCEYRPYLCPCPGASCKWQGALELVMPHLMMSHKSITTLQGEDIVFLATDINLPGAVDWVMMQSCFGHNFMLVLEKQEKFDGHQQFFAIVQLIGSRKEAENFAYRLELNGHRRRLTWEAMPRSIHEGVASAILNSDCLVFDTSIAQLFADNGNLGINVTISIV, from the coding sequence atGTCGAATAAAATCGTTAATCCAAAGAGGAGAGACGCGACCAACGCATCGTCATCATCTAATtcaaattcgtcaaattcttTATCATCGGTCGGTGACGCTACTATGTCAGCTGATCTTGCATCACTGTTCGAATGCCCCGTTTGTTTTGACTATGTCCTGCCGCCAATCTTACAATGTCAAAGTGGTCATCTTGTGTGCTCCAGTTGCCGTTCGAAACTGACATGTTGTCCAACATGTCGCGGCTCACTGGGCAATATACGAAATCTAGCTATGGAAAAAGTGGCATCTAACGTGAAATTTCCTTGTAAACATTCCAGTTATGGATGTACGGCATCATTACTTTACACAGAGAAAGCAGAGCATGAAGAAACTTGTGAATACCGACCATACCTGTGTCCTTGTCCAGGTGCATCGTGCAAATGGCAGGGAGCACTGGAATTGGTTATGCCTCATTTAATGATGTCACACAAAAGCATCACCACATTACAGGGTGAGGACATTGTGTTCTTAGCGACGGACATAAATTTGCCGGGGGCCGTCGACTGGGTTATGATGCAATCCTGTTTCGGCCATAACTTCATGCTGGTGTTGgaaaaacaggaaaaattcgatggaCATCAACAGTTTTTCGCAATTGTCCAATTAATCGGTTCAAGGAAAGAGGCAGAAAACTTTGCCTATAGATTGGAACTGAATGGACATCGACGTCGATTAACTTGGGAAGCAATGCCCAGGTCAATCCATGAAGGTGTCGCCAGTGCGATATTGAATTCTGATTGTTTGGTGTTTGACACATCCATTGCACAACTGTTTGCCGATAACGGAAATTTAGGCATCAACGTAACAATATCAATCGTTTGA